A stretch of DNA from Bacillus alveayuensis:
TTTTCACAAAAAATGATGGGAGATGGAGTCGCGATTGAACCGAAAGAAGGGGTTGTTGTCTCACCAGTAGAAGGTGAAATCATTCAATTATTCCATACGAAGCATGCCGTTGGAATACGTTCGCAAACAGGTGCGGAAATTTTAATTCATATCGGTCTTGAAACGGTTAATATGAACGGTGAAGGCTTTGAGGCTCATGCCAAAGAAGGAGATCGAGTAAAAGTTGGGGATCCATTAATTACATGTGATTTAACCCTTATTAAAGAAAAAGCAGCAAGCACGATTACACCGATAATTGTTACAAACGGTGATGCGTTCGAAACATTATTAATGGAAGCACCTTCAGAAGTCGAAAGAGGGACAGCAAAAGTATTTGACATAAAAGTGAAGTAAGAATCAATAGCAGGTCTATATTTATAGGTCTGCTTATTTTTTTCACCGAAACGGTTATATATTTTTTCAAGGAGTTTTTACTCTTTCATTACGAACGTCTATTCGCTAAAATAGGAAGAAGAAGTTATGAGGAGGATCTTCCATGTTTAAACGAAAAACGATTAGCGAAGTCATCGAAATTCTTAAAGAGGATGAACGCTTTCAAAATCAAATCGTTCATTGGTATACGATACCTGAAAAAGAAGCGAAAACGGTCCCGTTCTCTGAAACGCTTCATCCGAAATTAAAGGCTGCTCTACAAAATAGAGGAATTCATGAACTATATACACATCAAAAAACCGCTTTTGATCTTGCTTATCAAGGGGGCAGCTTTGTAGCTGTAACACCAACAGCTTCGGGGAAAACGCTATGCTATAATTTGCCAGTGCTGCAAAAAATATTAGAAGAACCGAATGCACGTGCATTATATATATTTCCTACAAAAGCATTAGCACAAGATCAAAAAGCGGAGTTAAATGAGCTTATTGCGGAAATGGGAGAGCTTCCAATCCATTCCTATACATATGATGGCGACACTTCAGCAGTTGTACGTCAAAAAGTGAGAAAAGCAGGACATATTGTGATCACAAATCCAGATATGCTTCACTCCGCGATTTTACCTCATCATACGAAATGGGTCTCATTATTTGAACATTTAAAGTATGTTGTTTTGGATGAATTGCATATATATAGGGGGGTTTTCGGAAGTCATGTTGCCAATGTCATACGACGTCTAAAAAGAATTTGTCGCTTTTACGGCAGTGAACCGCAATTCATATGCACTTCGGCAACGATATCTAATCCAAAGGAATTAGCGGAAAAATTAACAGGGACATCTATGCATCTAGTTCAAGATAACGGGGCACCTAGTAGTCGGAAGCATTTTATTTTTTATAACCCCCCAGTTGTTAATAAACCTTTAAACATTCGAAAAAGCGCCACCCTTGAAGTAAAGGAAATTGCCAAGGAATTTTTGCTGCATGATATTCAAACGATCGTGTTTGCCAAAAGCCGTGTACGTGTTGAAATCATCTTAACGTATTTGCAAGAACTTCTGAAAAAACAATTAGGAACAAAAACCATTCAAGGATATCGCGGCGGTTATTTGCCAAAACAACGTAGAGAAATTGAAAAAGGTTTGCGGGAAGGAAAAATAAAAGGCGTTGTTAGTACAAATGCCCTTGAGCTTGGCGTCGATATCGGTCAATTAGAAGTTTGTATCATGACTGGATATCCCGGTACGATTGCGAGTGCTTGGCAGCAGGCAGGAAGGGCTGGAAGGAGAAAAGGAGAAGCGGCCATTATCATCGTTGCTAGCTCAAGTCCATTAGATCAGTATATCATGCAGCATCCAGAATATTTGTTTAAACAAAATCCAGAAACGGCGATGATAAATCCTGATAATTTAATTGTGTTAGTAGATCATGTAAAATGCGCTGCATTCGAGCTTCCATTTCAGGATGGAGAAACATTTGACGGCGTTCAAGTGAAAGAAATATTAGATTTCCTGACAGAGGAGCAAGTCCTTTATTATCATCAACAAAAATGGCATTGGATGAACGATTCGTTTCCAGCCCACAACATATCCTTGCGCTCAGCTTCACAAGAAAATGTTGTGATTATTGATCAAACAGTTGCTCAATCTGTTAAGGTAATTGGCGAAATGGATCGCTTTAGTGCTTTGACATTACTACATGAAGAAGCGATCTATTTACATCAAGGAGTCCAATATCAAGTTGAAAAGCTTGATTGGGAAGAAAAAAAGGCATATGTTAGGGAAGTAAAAGTAAATTATTTTACAGATGCGAATTTAGCCGTTGAATTAAAAGTGCTAGAAATGGATCAAGAAGCTTATTTTGAAACGATTGAAGTCGGTTATGGAGATGTTATGGTTTTAGCAAAAGCAACGATCTTTAAAAAAATAAAATTTGACACACATGAAAATATCGGTTCTGGTCCAATTCATTTGCCAGAAGAAGAACTGCATACAACAGCCTGTTGGGTAAGTTTAACGGAAAAATTTTCGAGTAAGACAAATCAGAAGGATCTAGAGAACATACTATTTGGCATCTCTTATGCTCTTCGGTATGTTGCCTCAATTCATGTCATGTGTGATCCTAGCGATTTACACGTCGTCCCACAAATGAAAGCAATACACAATGAAAAACCAACGATCTTTTTATATGACCGTTACCCTGGTGGTGTAGGGTTATCGAAAAAGGTTTTTGAACATATGCATCAAATATTCAATGAAACCGTTTCGTTTGTAAACAGCTGCCGATGCCAAGAAGGCTGCCCATCTTGTATTGGAACGGACATTCAAGCTCCTTTCATAAAAGAGAAAACAATACAAGTATTAAAGCAATTAAGTGAGGCGGTTTCATGTCAATAGCGAACAAATTGAAGCGTTTGAAAAGACATCTCGTTCATTCGAAAGAAGAGCAGGAATTGAACAACGTCAGTCAACAGGTAAAAAGCGAAGAAAGTGCGGTTCCTTATATAGAGGAATGGAAATCCTTTCAAGCAAGCCCATTTTATTTTGATGGACAATATTGTATCGTACGAGAGGTTGAATATCCGCTAACTTTTCAACATGGGCGTTATCGGCTCGGTGAATTAATAAATGTTGTTCAAGCATGGAATGAACAACAGCTTGAGCACCCATTATCGTCTAAGGGGCATCAGCCGTTTGAACTTTTCTTTTTTGATACGGAAACGACAGGATTAAAAGGTGGAGCAGGAAATGTGATCTTTTTGTTAGGACATGCACGTATTTTAGATGAAAAAGTCGTTATAAAACAGCATTTCTTACCGGCTCCTGGACACGAAGTAGCTTTATACCAAAGCTTTTTAAGCGAAGTCAATATTCAAACATTAGTAACATATAATGGAAAAGCTTTTGATTGGCCTCAAGTAAAGACAAGGCATATGTTTATTCGCAACCAGGTACCGAAGCTACCGGCATTCGGACACTTTGATTTATATCATGCGTCTAGACGTTTATGGAAAGAGGAGCTTGATGCGGTCAAATTAGCTGTAGTGGAAAAAGAAATGCTTGAAATCAATAGAGAACGGGACATTCCTGGTTATTTAGCACCGATTGTTTATTTTCATTTTTTGCAAAATCCACATCCTGATGTCGTCCGTGGAATATTTGAGCATAATGAAAAAGATGTTCTCTCATTAATTACGTTATATATCCATCTTTCCAAGCTAATATTAAATGCTTCTGAATATCCAAAAGAGTCATTTGAAATTGCCAAATGGTTGAAAGCAACAGGTAATGAAAAAGCAGCTTTTAAGCTGTTCTCGAACATTTCAATAAATGGTTCTAAACATGAATGGAAGGCAAAATATGAGCTTTCTTTTTTGCTCAAACAACAAGGAGATCTGAAAAAAGCGGTTTTATTATGGGAAGAGATCATACGTGGGCCGAATGATTTATTAAAATTGGATGCTCATATTGAATTAGCGAAGTATTATGAGCATATTAAAAAAAATTTGCCATTTGCATTAAAACAAACGAATGATGCCTTGCATCTTTTAACAAACGATCGTCTACAAGACAGTAAGAAGAAAGAAAAATATGTAAAGGAATTATCAAAAAGGAAACAGCGTCTACTTCAAAAATTAAAGAATCAGTCTCAACAGTAAGCTTTACTGTTGAGATTTGTTCATTTTCTAGAGAAAAATAATATCTAAATTTTGGATAATAAGCGATGTTATGAAAAACGAAAAATTAGAATGACAAAAAACGACAGACATTATAAAATAAAGTTTGTGTGAAAAAATGATCAATAGGAGTAGGATGGAGAATGTACAAAGGAATATTTTACTTATTTTTTATTGTATTGCTTATTACGGTTTTCATTTTTACGAACTTTAAACAATCACTATATGCCTTTCTTTAAAATTAGGTAAATATATTAGTACATGTACACCCTTTTCTTCATAGCCTATTAGTGTAAGGCAGAAATTGAAGGAAAGGAGTTTTTACCTTGCATTGTAGACCGAATATGATGGCACCAATTGTACATCCAACAAAATGTTGTGTGAACCACACATATTCAACAACTATTGTTCCTCATATTCATCCAACGCATACGACAAACGTCAATCATCATTTGTATAAACATTTACATTATTATCCACAAACTCAATCTGTAGCTCAACAAACTTACCATCAACATTACAATTGCATGGGCCCAGGCCCAATGTATCGTTAAAAGGATTGGACAGGGGGAGCTGATTTCAAACAGCCCCTCTTTTTAAGGTTGAGAAAAGAAAACGGAACAGCTGACTCTTCTTTAAGAATAAATTGACATTAATCAAGAAGTTTGAAAAAATAATATTTAGATATTTCTCATGGTAATGAGGTGAAATAATGTGATTTCAGATAAATTAAAACTGACAGCAAAAGAAATATTAGAAAAAGAGTTTAAAACATCTTTGCGTGGATATAATCAGGAAGAAGTTGACAAGTTTTTAGATATGATTATTAAAGACTATGAAACATTTCATCAAGAAATCGAAGAGCTGCAAAAAGAAAATTTACGTTTAAAGAAACAACTAGAAGATGCTTATAAAAAACAAAATCAAACTCAAGTGAATACAACGAATTTTGATATATTAAAACGATTATCAAATTTAGAAAAACATGTTTTTGGCAGCAAATTGTATGAATAATGACAGAAAATGACACTTGAAAGAGATGTTTGTTTTGATTATACTACATAATGCAGATTCAATAACGTTCGGGTAATCGCTGCAAGCTTGAGGCTTGTAGAGGAAAGTCCATGCTCGCACGGTGCTGAGATGCCCGTAGTGATCGTGCCTAGCGAAACCATAAGCTAGGGCAGCTGTTTATCAGCTGACGGCGGAGAACATGCCTAAGTCCTTAAGGATATGGCATAAGTATCCTGAAAGTGCCACAGTGACGTAGTCTTGTGAGAAATCACAAGAGTGGAACGCGGTAAACCCCACGAGCGAGAAACCCAAATGATGGTAGGGGCACCTTCTCTGAGGAAATGAACGAGGAGAAGGACAGAAGTTTTGGCTTCTGTAGATAGATGATTACCACCGAAGTACGAGGTGCAATTCCGTTTGCAGTACAACGGTACAAAACATGGCTTACAGAACGTTATTGGACGGAAACTGCATATGTTTATACAAGTTGACTCTCCTAATAAAAGGAGAGTTTTTTCATGGTGAAAAGGACATGGATTGTTCTTCCATTTGTTTATTAGAAGGATAAAAGATAGGGTGAAAATATGTCGAGACCGATTACGTTAATTGCTACATCAGCAATGGGGATTGAGTCGATCGTCGCAAAAGAAGTTCGAGCATTAGGGTATGAATGTGAAGTAGACAATGGAAAAATTACATTTCAAGCAGATGAAGAAGCCATTTGTCGAACGAACCTTTGGTTACGTACGGCAGATCGGGTAAAAATCAAAGTGGCTGAATTCCAAGCAACAACGTTTGAAGAATTATTTGAACAGACGAAAGCGATTGATTGGGCAAGATATATACCTGAAAATGGGCAGTTTCCTGTTATCGGGAAATCAGTAAAATCAAAGCTTGCCAGTGTTCCTGACTGCCAAAAAATTGTAAAAAAAGCAATCGTTGAAAAGCTAAAACAACAATACAAGAAAGCGAGGGATTGGTTAGAGGAGACAGGAGCTCTTTATCGAATAGAAATTTCATTACATAAAGATGTCGCAACCTTAACCATTGACACGAGTGGGAGTGGGTTGCATAAAAGGGGGTTCCGAATAGATCAGGGAGAAGCACCTCTTAAAGAAACGATGGCTGCTGCGTTGGTGATGCTAACGAATTGGACACCTGACCGTCCTTTTGTTGACCCGTTTTGTGGTTCTGGCACCATTCCTATCGAAGCGGCATTAATTGGTCAAAACATAGCACCAGGATTTAACCGAGAGTTTGTTTCGGAAACGTGGGAATGGATGGATGAGAAGATTTGGGAACGAGCAAGAGAGGAAGCGGAAGATTTAGCAAATTATGATCAACCCCTTGATATACTTGGAACGGATATTGACCATCGCATGATTCAAATCGCAAAAGACAATGCACTTGAAGCTGGATTTGGAGATCTGATTCAATTTAAACAAATGCAAGTAAAAGATTTTCGCTCTCATAAGCAATATGGTGTCATTGTCAGCAATCCCCCTTATGGAGAAAGACTTGGAAAGAGAAAAGCAGTAGAAAAAATGTATGTAGATATGGGGGAAGCGTTTTCGCTATTAGATACATGGTCCATCTATATTTTAACTTCTCACCAGCAATTCGAAAAATATTATGGAAAAAAAGCGACGAAAAAGCGAAAACTATTTAATGGTTTTATACGGACGGATTATTATCAATTTTGGGGACCTAAACCACCAAAAAAGATAACCGATATAAAGTAAAACGAATTGGCATATAATAACACCATTCCGATTTTTAGGGAATGGAGTGAAAAATATGCTGACTAATGAAGAATACCAACTATTATTGCAGGCTTTAAAAAAATCATATATATACCTTCTTCAACATGATACGCATGAAGAGGTTTTACGCAGCATTCGAGAAGCTGAACAACAATTAATAAACACTTTTATACTTGAGACACCGCTCAAAAATGAATAATATTTAGTTATATGATATACGGCTTTCCAAAGGGAAAGCCACATTTTTTGCTTTTGGCTCTTTTCTAAAAGGTTGTTGCTTTACAACGATAGCTTTTCGACTGTCCAGGCAAGCGACAAAGTTTACGAAAACAGCCTTGCTTTTTTATGAAAAGGATGAAGAGATGTAACTGGAGGTACTGTGATGGGGCATGCACGTTTACCATTTTCTATATCAAAAAATGAAAATTTTTATGTAGCCTTAAACCGATGGGTTGGTGATGTTTTATATGATATTTTGCCAGAAAAAGGGTTTGAGCTCCGCGATGAACAAATTTTTATGGCCTTTCAATTAGAACGAGCTTTTAAAGAAAAAAAAGTAATGTTTGCTGAAGCTGGAGTAGGGACTGGAAAAACGATTGTTTATTTATTGTATGCGATTTGCTATGCAAGATATACTGGGAAGCCAGCAGTTATTGCTTGTGCGGATGAAGCGCTCATAGAGCAGCTCGTTAAAAAGGAGGGAGATATTCAAAAACTTGAAGCCGCATTAAATTTATCGATTGATGTTCGTCTTGCTAAATCGAATTCGCAATATCTTTGTTTAGAAAAATTGGACAAAGCTTTAGAAACGGGATACGATCCATTTTATGAAGTATACGAAGCATTGCCAAATTTTGTGCATGAAACGAAAGGGATGCAATCATTTTATCCTTATGGTGATCGCAAACAGTTTCCGCATTTAACGAATGAGGAATGGAAAGAGATTAATTGGGATCCGTTTAAAGATTGTTTTTCTTGTCCTAAAAGACATCGATGCGGCTTAATGTTAACTCGTGAACACTATCGCAAAGCATTAGATTTAATCATTTGTTCTCATGATTTTTATATGGAGCACGTTTGGACAATGGATGCGAGAAAACGAGAAGGACAGCTTCCGCTTTTACCTGAACATAGCTGTGTCGTATTTGATGAAGGCCATCTTCTCGAGTTTGCTGCCCAAAAAGCGTTGACATACCGGGTTAAAAGAGGAACGCTGCAGTTTTTTTTAGAACGTTTATTAGCGAATGATATTCGCGAAGAATTTGCTTTACTAATTGAAGACACATTAGCTGTTCATGATGAATTTTTTGATATTTTACATGAACATTCAGAAGCTGTAAAAGGTTCAAGTCGCCGTAAGATTCATCGTACGAAAGAAGTGATATCATTAGCTAATCAATTATATAAACATATATCAGAAATTGGGGAAGCTCTCGTTTTTGAAAGTGAATTATACACGATTGATCAATATGAATTGTCGATTGTAGAGGAATATTTAGATCAGATGGAGTACGCCTTACAATTATTTTTAAAGAACAACTACGCAATCGATTGGCTTGAAGGAGAAGAGGATATTTCGTTCGTGATTATGCCAAAAAAAGTAGAGGAAATATTAGCTGAACATATATTTTCAAAAAAGCTCCCGTATATTTTTTCTTCAGCCACGTTATCAGACCAAAACCAATCGTTTACTTATTTAGCAACGAGTTTAGGAATGAAAGACTATTTATCTTTCACTGTGTCATCACCATTTCAATATGAAGAACAGATGAAAATTACAATTGAAAAAATGGATGAAGCGGATAGAATAAATCGAACTCATTCATTACTTCGTCAATTTGCTGGAAGGACACTGATTTTATTCCGAACAGAAGAGGACTTAAAGAAATGGAAAGAAATGACGATGAAGATGCCGTTTCAAATGCTTTTTGAGGGTGACCAAGAAATCAGTCAATTAATTGCAACCTTTCAAAGGGATGAAACAAGTGTATTATCAGCTGTACATTTATGGGAAGGATTGGATATTCCTGGACCTTCTTTATCAAATGTGATCATTTGGTCATTACCTTTTCCGCCGGATGACCCGGTTTTTGAAGCAAAGCGAAATTCAGTTCAAGATCCGTTTTATGAAGTGGACCTTCCATATATGATTTTGCGCTTAAAACAAGGTGTAGGTCGATTAATTCGTACGAAAGATGACAAAGGGACGATTACTATTTTTGTTGATAAAGAAACGGATGAACTGATTTTGAAAGAGGTAGGAAAAGCGTTGCCTGTACGCCCATTGATTACTTAAAAAAGATGCTGTTTTTAAAGAAGGTTCTATGTTAAAAGATTGTTGCCTTTCAACAGCTTTTCGACTGTCATAAACAATCGGTACGAAAACAGCTTTAAAGAAAAAATAAATACATGAATTGCCTATAATAATGAAACGGTGCAAGCTAAGGCAGCTGCACCGTTTTCATCATGTTTGCGAGCGGCTTACAAGTAAAACTAAATAGCTTAAAACCCCAAATAAAAGGGAAATAAACAGAGCATGGGAAAGAGCAATAATTAAATTTAAATTTGTATAAACAATGAGCATACCGGAAATAGCTTGAAGAAGGATGAGGATAAAAGCAACGATCCAGCTCCAGTAAATAACTCGTTGATTTTTATAATGTTTAATGGCATGAATCGTAGCAATCCCGATCCAAATCAAGATGCTGAATGCTGCGAGCCGATGTCCCATTTGCACCCATTCATGAAATGTTAAAGGAAAAATACTTCGGTCGCTACAAAAAGGTATATTTGGACAAGCTAAACTTGATCCTGTATGGCGCACATAAGCACCGGTATAAACAACCAAATAGCTATATATAATAATTCCGAAAATATGAAAACGCATCGTTTTCCCAATAGATAACTTAGTTGCATTATATTTTTGATCTACTTCAAAAATAAGCAATGTTAATAAAAAGACAGATGCAAAAGAAATGAGAGAAATCCCGAAATGAAGAGCTAACACAGCATCTGATTGTCCCCAAACAACAGCTGC
This window harbors:
- a CDS encoding PTS system glucose-specific IIA component (product_source=KO:K02777; cath_funfam=2.70.70.10; cog=COG2190; ko=KO:K02777; pfam=PF00358; superfamily=51261; tigrfam=TIGR00830), which encodes MFKKLFGFKKGEKKEAAKEEAVYAPLSGKLIHLEDVPDPVFSQKMMGDGVAIEPKEGVVVSPVEGEIIQLFHTKHAVGIRSQTGAEILIHIGLETVNMNGEGFEAHAKEGDRVKVGDPLITCDLTLIKEKAASTITPIIVTNGDAFETLLMEAPSEVERGTAKVFDIKVK
- a CDS encoding DEAD/DEAH box helicase domain-containing protein (product_source=KO:K06877; cath_funfam=2.30.30.350,3.40.50.300; cog=COG1205; ko=KO:K06877; pfam=PF00270,PF00271,PF09369; smart=SM00487,SM00490; superfamily=52540), which translates into the protein MFKRKTISEVIEILKEDERFQNQIVHWYTIPEKEAKTVPFSETLHPKLKAALQNRGIHELYTHQKTAFDLAYQGGSFVAVTPTASGKTLCYNLPVLQKILEEPNARALYIFPTKALAQDQKAELNELIAEMGELPIHSYTYDGDTSAVVRQKVRKAGHIVITNPDMLHSAILPHHTKWVSLFEHLKYVVLDELHIYRGVFGSHVANVIRRLKRICRFYGSEPQFICTSATISNPKELAEKLTGTSMHLVQDNGAPSSRKHFIFYNPPVVNKPLNIRKSATLEVKEIAKEFLLHDIQTIVFAKSRVRVEIILTYLQELLKKQLGTKTIQGYRGGYLPKQRREIEKGLREGKIKGVVSTNALELGVDIGQLEVCIMTGYPGTIASAWQQAGRAGRRKGEAAIIIVASSSPLDQYIMQHPEYLFKQNPETAMINPDNLIVLVDHVKCAAFELPFQDGETFDGVQVKEILDFLTEEQVLYYHQQKWHWMNDSFPAHNISLRSASQENVVIIDQTVAQSVKVIGEMDRFSALTLLHEEAIYLHQGVQYQVEKLDWEEKKAYVREVKVNYFTDANLAVELKVLEMDQEAYFETIEVGYGDVMVLAKATIFKKIKFDTHENIGSGPIHLPEEELHTTACWVSLTEKFSSKTNQKDLENILFGISYALRYVASIHVMCDPSDLHVVPQMKAIHNEKPTIFLYDRYPGGVGLSKKVFEHMHQIFNETVSFVNSCRCQEGCPSCIGTDIQAPFIKEKTIQVLKQLSEAVSCQ
- a CDS encoding uncharacterized protein YprB with RNaseH-like and TPR domain (product_source=COG3359; cath_funfam=3.30.420.10; cog=COG3359; ko=KO:K07502; pfam=PF13482; superfamily=158622,48452,53098), which translates into the protein MSIANKLKRLKRHLVHSKEEQELNNVSQQVKSEESAVPYIEEWKSFQASPFYFDGQYCIVREVEYPLTFQHGRYRLGELINVVQAWNEQQLEHPLSSKGHQPFELFFFDTETTGLKGGAGNVIFLLGHARILDEKVVIKQHFLPAPGHEVALYQSFLSEVNIQTLVTYNGKAFDWPQVKTRHMFIRNQVPKLPAFGHFDLYHASRRLWKEELDAVKLAVVEKEMLEINRERDIPGYLAPIVYFHFLQNPHPDVVRGIFEHNEKDVLSLITLYIHLSKLILNASEYPKESFEIAKWLKATGNEKAAFKLFSNISINGSKHEWKAKYELSFLLKQQGDLKKAVLLWEEIIRGPNDLLKLDAHIELAKYYEHIKKNLPFALKQTNDALHLLTNDRLQDSKKKEKYVKELSKRKQRLLQKLKNQSQQ
- a CDS encoding hypothetical protein (product_source=Hypo-rule applied; transmembrane_helix_parts=Inside_1_4,TMhelix_5_23,Outside_24_31); amino-acid sequence: MYKGIFYLFFIVLLITVFIFTNFKQSLYAFL
- a CDS encoding spore coat protein D (product_source=KO:K06327; cath_funfam=2.60.40.10; ko=KO:K06327; pfam=PF11122; superfamily=48371), with product MHCRPNMMAPIVHPTKCCVNHTYSTTIVPHIHPTHTTNVNHHLYKHLHYYPQTQSVAQQTYHQHYNCMGPGPMYR
- a CDS encoding DivIVA domain-containing protein (product_source=TIGR03544; cath_funfam=3.30.500.20; cog=COG3599; pfam=PF05103; smart=SM00503; superfamily=58050; tigrfam=TIGR03544); this encodes MISDKLKLTAKEILEKEFKTSLRGYNQEEVDKFLDMIIKDYETFHQEIEELQKENLRLKKQLEDAYKKQNQTQVNTTNFDILKRLSNLEKHVFGSKLYE
- a CDS encoding putative N6-adenine-specific DNA methylase (product_source=KO:K07444; cath_funfam=3.40.50.150; cog=COG0116; ko=KO:K07444; pfam=PF01170,PF02926; smart=SM00981; superfamily=53335), with protein sequence MSRPITLIATSAMGIESIVAKEVRALGYECEVDNGKITFQADEEAICRTNLWLRTADRVKIKVAEFQATTFEELFEQTKAIDWARYIPENGQFPVIGKSVKSKLASVPDCQKIVKKAIVEKLKQQYKKARDWLEETGALYRIEISLHKDVATLTIDTSGSGLHKRGFRIDQGEAPLKETMAAALVMLTNWTPDRPFVDPFCGSGTIPIEAALIGQNIAPGFNREFVSETWEWMDEKIWERAREEAEDLANYDQPLDILGTDIDHRMIQIAKDNALEAGFGDLIQFKQMQVKDFRSHKQYGVIVSNPPYGERLGKRKAVEKMYVDMGEAFSLLDTWSIYILTSHQQFEKYYGKKATKKRKLFNGFIRTDYYQFWGPKPPKKITDIK
- a CDS encoding hypothetical protein (product_source=Hypo-rule applied; superfamily=51206) codes for the protein MLTNEEYQLLLQALKKSYIYLLQHDTHEEVLRSIREAEQQLINTFILETPLKNE
- a CDS encoding ATP-dependent DNA helicase DinG (product_source=KO:K03722; cath_funfam=3.40.50.300; cog=COG1199; ko=KO:K03722; pfam=PF13307; smart=SM00487,SM00491; superfamily=52540) — its product is MGHARLPFSISKNENFYVALNRWVGDVLYDILPEKGFELRDEQIFMAFQLERAFKEKKVMFAEAGVGTGKTIVYLLYAICYARYTGKPAVIACADEALIEQLVKKEGDIQKLEAALNLSIDVRLAKSNSQYLCLEKLDKALETGYDPFYEVYEALPNFVHETKGMQSFYPYGDRKQFPHLTNEEWKEINWDPFKDCFSCPKRHRCGLMLTREHYRKALDLIICSHDFYMEHVWTMDARKREGQLPLLPEHSCVVFDEGHLLEFAAQKALTYRVKRGTLQFFLERLLANDIREEFALLIEDTLAVHDEFFDILHEHSEAVKGSSRRKIHRTKEVISLANQLYKHISEIGEALVFESELYTIDQYELSIVEEYLDQMEYALQLFLKNNYAIDWLEGEEDISFVIMPKKVEEILAEHIFSKKLPYIFSSATLSDQNQSFTYLATSLGMKDYLSFTVSSPFQYEEQMKITIEKMDEADRINRTHSLLRQFAGRTLILFRTEEDLKKWKEMTMKMPFQMLFEGDQEISQLIATFQRDETSVLSAVHLWEGLDIPGPSLSNVIIWSLPFPPDDPVFEAKRNSVQDPFYEVDLPYMILRLKQGVGRLIRTKDDKGTITIFVDKETDELILKEVGKALPVRPLIT
- a CDS encoding cytochrome c oxidase assembly protein subunit 15 (product_source=KO:K02259; cog=COG1612; ko=KO:K02259; pfam=PF02628; transmembrane_helix_parts=Inside_1_6,TMhelix_7_26,Outside_27_61,TMhelix_62_84,Inside_85_90,TMhelix_91_113,Outside_114_117,TMhelix_118_140,Inside_141_160,TMhelix_161_180,Outside_181_210,TMhelix_211_233,Inside_234_239,TMhelix_240_262,Outside_263_271,TMhelix_272_294,Inside_295_298); its protein translation is MQRLLKILSVVTTFVMLFVLIGGALVTKTGSSLGCGRSWPLCNGQLIPNPITLETFIEFSHRLVSGAAGFLVLFLSILAWKVIGHIRETKLLVILSMVFLILQALIGAAAVVWGQSDAVLALHFGISLISFASVFLLTLLIFEVDQKYNATKLSIGKTMRFHIFGIIIYSYLVVYTGAYVRHTGSSLACPNIPFCSDRSIFPLTFHEWVQMGHRLAAFSILIWIGIATIHAIKHYKNQRVIYWSWIVAFILILLQAISGMLIVYTNLNLIIALSHALFISLLFGVLSYLVLLVSRSQT